The following proteins come from a genomic window of Sebastes fasciatus isolate fSebFas1 chromosome 6, fSebFas1.pri, whole genome shotgun sequence:
- the nelfb gene encoding negative elongation factor B, with protein MFAGLPELGISNGEDLKETLTNCTEPLKAIDQFQMENGILLPTLQSALPFLDLHGTPRLEFHQSVFDELREKLMERVATIAEGKDEDRYGKLEELLEKSFPLVKMPSIQPVVMQVLKHLPKVPEKKLKMVMADKELYKVCAVEVKRQIWQDNQALFGDEVSPLLKQYIVEKEAALFSSDLSILHNFFSPSPKTRRQGEVVLKLTQMIGKNVKLYDMVLQFLRTLFLRTRNVHYCTLRAELLMSLHDLDISEICSVDPCHKFTWCLDACIREKFVDGKRARELQGFLDGVKKGQEQVLGDLSMILCDPFACNTLVLSIMRNLQELLSQDALPRDSPDLMLLLRMLSLGQGAWDMIDSQVFKEPRLDLEVVTRFLPAMMSVVVDDHTFTVEQKVPSEEKSSSSYPTTLPDAFNRYLQENRVACEMGLYYILHIAKLRNKNALQRLLPALVETYNDMAFGDIFLHLLTGHLTLLSDEFGSEDFCSVVFDGFLLTSFSSKENVHRHALRMLLHLHHKVLPSCMETLMKTLEPPKQSSEPVKELYTQLTEKLDAQKKSPAPPDETPSLDLGLHPVAVPTTASTPTKPL; from the exons ATGTTCGCGGGTCTTCCTGAGCTCGGTATCTCGAACGGAGAGGACCTGAAGGAAACTCTCACCAACTGCACCGAGCCTCTGAAAGCTATTGACCAGTTCCAG ATGGAAAATGGCATCCTGCTGCCGACCCTCCAGTCTGCTCTTCCCTTCCTCGACCTCCACGGAACGCCTCGGCTGGAGTTCCACCAGTCTGTCTTTGATGAGCTTCGAGAAAAGCTGATGGAGCGAGTCGCCACTATTGCAGAGGGCAAGGACGAGGACAG ATATGGGAAGCTGGAAGAGCTGCTGGAGAAGAGCTTCCCCCTTGTCAAAATGCCGTCCATTCAACCAGTGGTAATGCAGGTGTTGAAGCATCTACCCAAG GTGCCAGAGAAGAAACTGAAGATGGTGATGGCTGACAAAGAATTGTACAAGGTGTGTGCTGTGGAGGTGAAAAGGCAGATCTGGCAGGACAACCAGGCCCTGTTTGGGGACGAAGTGTCACCGCTCCTAAAGCAGTACATTGTCGAGAAGGAAGCAGCTCTGTTCAGCAGCGACCTCTCCATCCTGCACAATTTCTTCAGCCCTTCTCCCAAAACACGACGACAAGGCGAG GTGGTCCTAAAGCTGACGCAGATGATTGGAAAGAACGTGAAGCTGTACGACATGGTACTGCAGTTTTTACGAACACTCTTCCTACGAACACGAAATGTTCACTACTGCACActgagagcagagctgctgatGTCTCTTCACGACTTGGACATCAGTGAGATCTGCTCCGTAGACCCCTGCCATAAG TTCACCTGGTGTTTAGACGCCTGCATCCGTGAGAAATTTGTGGACGGAAAGCGAGCCAGAGAACTGCAAGGTTTCCTGGATGGAGTGAAGAAAGGACAAGAGCAAGTCCTCGG CGACCTGTCCATGATCCTGTGTGACCCATTTGCCTGTAACACCCTGGTCCTAAGTATCATGAGGAATCTGCAAGAGCTGCTGAGTCAGGACGCTTTACCCAGG GACAGTCCAGacctgatgctgctgctgaggatGCTGTCACTGGGTCAAGGGGCATGGGACATGATTGACAGCCAGGTCTTTAAAGAACCTCGTTtg GACTTGGAGGTGGTGACCCGCTTCCTGCCTGCCATGATGTCAGTGGTTGTTGATGATCACACCTTCACTGTAGAACAGAAGGTTCCCAGTGAGGAGAAGAGTTCGTCGTCATACCCCACCACCCTGCCAGACGCCTTCAACAG GTACCTGCAGGAGAACAGAGTGGCCTGTGAAATGGGCCTGTACTACATTCTCCACATCGCCAAACTGAGGAACAAGAATGCCTTACAGAGGTTACTGCCTGCCCTAG TGGAGACCTACAACGACATGGCCTTTGGTGACATATTCCTGCACCTGCTGACTGGACACCTCACCCTGCTCTCTGATGAGTTTGGATCAGAAGACTTTTGTTCAGTTGTCTTTGATGGCTTCCTTCTTACTTCTTTTTCCAG TAAAGAGAACGTCCACAGACACGCCCTCCGGATGTTGCTGCATCTCCACCACAAAGTGCTGCCATCGTGCATGGAAACCTTGATGAAAACTCTTGAACCTCCAAAACAG AGCAGCGAGCCAGTGAAGGAGCTCTACACACAGCTGACGGAGAAGCTGGACGCCCAGAAGAAGAGCCCTGCGCCACCAGATGAAACTCCATCCCTGGACCTGGGGCTGCACCCAGTGGCTGTCCCCACCACCGCCTCCACCCCAACCAAGCCACTCTGA